From the Deinococcus sonorensis KR-87 genome, the window GCGATAATCTCAGCGATGTCGAAAAGGTTGAACGCGACTCCATATATCTCAAAAACTTCAACCCCAAGATGGACCTACACATTCTGCTGATGACGTTAGATTCGGTTTCAAAAGGAACCGGCACTAAATGAATCAGCTGATCAACAATCTGTCCGCAAATTAAATACCTTCGAAATAACCTTCAATGAATCCAGACTACATATAATTCCAGATAGCCGTCCTACCCCGGACAAAATCATGTGCGTGTTTGTACAACATTTCGGCAATCAACACTGAGGAAGGAAGAACATGCCCAAACCCATAATCAAACATGTAGTCGACCTCGGTGCCTGGGGAACTGCCAGCCTGTTCTCTTACGCATTTCGCACTGATATTGTGGGAAACAATATTCCACTGCAGGTCTGGGCTTATGTGCTGCTAACAGTAATCGTGGCAGCTCTCGTCAACTCTCAATACGCGCTCGACCGGCAAGCGTGGCGGCAAGTGGGCGTGCGCGACTTAGCGATCTTGGCACGCGCTGTAGTTGTCACAACCCTGATCCTGTTTGCGGCCGGCTTCCTGTTGCGCTCCAACCTGAACCTGCCGCGCAGCATCCCAGTGCTGACCGGCGTTCTCGCATTTATCATGCTGGGTGGCCTGCGTCTGTCAATGCGCCTCTGGAATGAGCGCCGGTTGATGCAAACAGTGGACGGCATCAACCAGCAGCGGGTATTGGTGGTAGGGGCTGGCTCGGCAGGCATCATGATCGTGCGCGAGATGCAGCGGCATCCAGAGGCCGGCCTAATTCCTGTCGGCTTCCTGGACGACGAGCCAGGAAAGGCCCGTCAGCGGATGCTGGGGCTGCCAGTGTTAGGACGTGTGGATGACCTAGTGGCGGTGGTAGAACGTACCAGCGCCCAGGAGATCCTCATTGCGGTGCCGTCGGCCAGCGGCGACTTCGTGCGGCGGGTAGTCACCCTGGCGGCCGAGGCGAAGGTCCGCCACCGAATCATCCCCGGCGTGTTCGAGATCCTGAGTGGCACCGTGAACATCAATCAGATCCGCGACGTCAATGTCGAGGACCTGCTGCGCCGCCAACCAGTTAAACTGCATACCACTGAGATCGCCGACTACCTCAAGGACCAAGTGGTACTGGTGACCGGGGCGGGCGGCAGCATCGGCTCGGAACTGGTCCGGCAGCTGATTGCCTACCGGCCGGCCACCCTGCTGCTGTTCGGTCGTGGCGAGAACAGCATCTTCAGCATCCAGCAGGAACTGAACCGCAATTGGCCGGAGATTAAGCACATCGGCCTGATCGGTGACGTTCGCGACGAGGCTCGACTGCGGGCTGTGTTCGATACTTACCGCCCACAGGTGGTGTTCCACGCGGCCGCTCATAAGCACGTGCCGCTGATGGAGCAGTCGCCATCCGAGGCGATCCTGAACAACGTGGTTGGGACCCGCAACGTCGTGCGGTTGTGCCTGGAGTACAGCGTGCGCCGGCTGGTGAACGTCTCCACCGACAAGGCAGTCAACCCCACCAGCGTGATGGGTGCCTCCAAGCGGGTCGCGGAGATGGTGGTGGCAGCGGGCGCAGCGCGCGCCGGGGAAAATCAGGCCTTCGTGTCGGTCCGCTTCGGCAATGTGCTCGGCAGCCGCGGCAGCGTGGTCCCCACGTTCATGAACCAGATCCGCGAGGGTGGTCCCATCACGGTGACCCACCCGGAAATGGTCCGTTACTTCATGACCATCCCGGAAGCGTCGCGGCTGGTGCTCCAGGCGGGTGGACTGGCCGAGAACGGCAAGGTCTACGTGCTGAACATGGGCCAGCCGGTCAAGATCTCGGACCTGGCACACGACGTGATCCGGCTGAGTGGCGCCCAGAATGTCGACGTGGTCTACAGCGGCATCCGCCCCGGCGAAAAGCTCTACGAGGAGCTCCTGACCAGCAGCGAGGGCACCGACAGCACCAGTCATAGCGAGATCTTCAGCGCCAAGCTGCAACAGGTGGACCCGGCGCTGCTCAGCGCTCACCTCACCACCCTGCAGCAGTACGCCGCCGAGAACAATGTCGAGGCACTCCGCGCTGAACTCGCCCGTTTGATCCCGGAACACAAATTCGGCGCGGTCCGGTAATCGCAGTTCCGCGCCGATCAAAGGTTTGAATTTAGAGGTCGCAGCCCATCGCTCTCAGCATGTCATCGAAGTCCACTGGACGCGACACGCGCGTGGGCGCGGGCAGGGCACGCGGAGACGGAGCGACCGGCTGCGTCTGCGACACCGGAAAGACCCGACGGAACCACTGCGTGATGATGGCCATACATCAGTATGCGAACTTTTCGACATTGATGTATGTGAACGAGATAAATGCCATGAGGACATGCGGGGCAGTCAGGCAAGCAGCCCTCCTCCCCTCGATGGACATCAGACCGCATCGGTCCCACCGCCACCGACCGGCTCCACGTCGAGGGGACGCTCTCGGTCCGAGCGCGCGAAACTGATGCTGTCTTTCAGCTTGAGCAGCTCGCCGCACATGTCCATCATGACCTTCTTGCTCAGGTCGCCAGTCGCCACAGCCGTCGTAACAAAGGCGATGTCCCGCACCTGGCCGGTCAGAGTACCGGCCATAAAGTTCGCGTCGTCGGTGAGGTCCTTCCACGAGCCGGCAACGTCCCGCACGTCCGCCTGACCACCCAGCTTGCCTCTTCCCTATGCCTCCGTGATCCCCAGCTCAGTACATCTGAAAGGTGTCGACCGAAGGGAGCCGCAGCAGCTGCACGTCCAGCAGCGTCGTGCGGTGCGGTTCCAGCCAGCGCTGCAGGGTGGCGCTGTCCAGTCGCAGGCGCAGCGGCACCACCACCACCCGGCCTCCTGGCCCGGTGGGCGCATCCAGTTCCAGGTCCACGCCGTTCACCTCCGGCAGCGCCGCCACCCATTCG encodes:
- a CDS encoding polysaccharide biosynthesis protein yields the protein MPKPIIKHVVDLGAWGTASLFSYAFRTDIVGNNIPLQVWAYVLLTVIVAALVNSQYALDRQAWRQVGVRDLAILARAVVVTTLILFAAGFLLRSNLNLPRSIPVLTGVLAFIMLGGLRLSMRLWNERRLMQTVDGINQQRVLVVGAGSAGIMIVREMQRHPEAGLIPVGFLDDEPGKARQRMLGLPVLGRVDDLVAVVERTSAQEILIAVPSASGDFVRRVVTLAAEAKVRHRIIPGVFEILSGTVNINQIRDVNVEDLLRRQPVKLHTTEIADYLKDQVVLVTGAGGSIGSELVRQLIAYRPATLLLFGRGENSIFSIQQELNRNWPEIKHIGLIGDVRDEARLRAVFDTYRPQVVFHAAAHKHVPLMEQSPSEAILNNVVGTRNVVRLCLEYSVRRLVNVSTDKAVNPTSVMGASKRVAEMVVAAGAARAGENQAFVSVRFGNVLGSRGSVVPTFMNQIREGGPITVTHPEMVRYFMTIPEASRLVLQAGGLAENGKVYVLNMGQPVKISDLAHDVIRLSGAQNVDVVYSGIRPGEKLYEELLTSSEGTDSTSHSEIFSAKLQQVDPALLSAHLTTLQQYAAENNVEALRAELARLIPEHKFGAVR